In Natronoarchaeum philippinense, a single window of DNA contains:
- the dcd gene encoding dCTP deaminase, with product MILSDADILRRLEAGDLVIDPLDDPDIQIQPASVDLRLGREFLEFQRTNIPCIHPNSSQEVDEYVSETVVDEDDEFILHPGDFVLGTTKERVEIPDDLIAHVEGRSSLGRLAIVVHATAGLCDPGYKGQITLELSNLGAAPVALAPGMRISQLTFTELSTPADRPYGAERGSKYQEQSGPQASKIGGDREFGGDQ from the coding sequence ATGATCCTCTCGGACGCCGACATCCTGCGACGGCTCGAAGCGGGCGATCTGGTGATCGACCCGCTCGACGACCCGGACATCCAGATCCAGCCCGCAAGCGTCGACCTGCGCCTCGGACGCGAGTTTCTGGAGTTCCAGCGCACGAACATCCCCTGTATCCACCCCAACAGCAGTCAGGAGGTCGACGAGTACGTCTCCGAGACGGTCGTCGACGAGGACGACGAGTTCATCCTCCATCCCGGCGACTTCGTGCTCGGGACGACCAAAGAGCGCGTCGAGATCCCAGACGACCTGATCGCCCACGTCGAGGGACGCTCCTCGCTGGGCCGGTTGGCGATCGTCGTCCACGCCACGGCGGGGCTGTGCGACCCCGGATACAAGGGCCAGATCACGCTCGAACTCTCGAATCTGGGCGCCGCACCCGTTGCGCTCGCCCCGGGAATGCGGATCTCTCAGCTCACGTTCACCGAACTCTCGACGCCCGCAGACCGGCCCTACGGCGCCGAGCGCGGCTCGAAGTATCAGGAACAGTCCGGCCCGCAGGCGTCGAAGATCGGCGGCGATCGGGAGTTCGGCGGGGACCAATAA